A single region of the Vicia villosa cultivar HV-30 ecotype Madison, WI linkage group LG4, Vvil1.0, whole genome shotgun sequence genome encodes:
- the LOC131595382 gene encoding pentatricopeptide repeat-containing protein At4g16390, chloroplastic-like, which translates to MVHAYTLCSSPSSTFSHFTTCISSPNSFANPKFPNVNHKSRKFKIFFSFQPPNSIEDANSSTLSKSKIWVNPKILSSRRVWRKTQHAISSLAKLDKSFDPSDPIEQQVSEILKGLGNNVAEHDAEHVLHNIANPEIAILALEYFKKKIEPERHVVLYNVLLKLFREIKDFKKAEKVFEEMLQRGVTPNVVTFSTLIICASVCSLPHNSVELFEQMPSFGCEPDDNVSSSMIYAYAHIGNVDMALKLYDDAKNKKWPVRAVAFSALIKMYGVLGNYDECLNVYNDMTALGVRPNMKVYNNLLFAMGRAKRAREAKGVYQQMKENGFLPNWFTYAALLEAYSRGRYSKDALSVYKEMKEKGMNMKKSLYSMLLDMCATLGCVDEAVGIFEDMKRSETCEPDLVEYSSLIRMYSRIGKVLEAEAMLNEMMIHGLEPNILIVTSFVQCYGKAKRTNDIVNIFNQIWETGITPDDRLWGCLLNAMTELPKEDLGKITNCIQKANPKLGYIVTYLTEEGEDDRYFIRETSELLVSADDDDDVQKSMCNSLLDLCVNLGVQDRARDLLDLGLTLKIYSDIQSRSETLWYLNLKKFSVGAAMTAFHVWIDDLSKAFESGEELPQILGICTVPRRHRQWEKDMAIIFESYLKELSAPFHKDTKMDGWFFTTSQDAKSWLQSRGRFNLNRC; encoded by the coding sequence ATGGTTCATGCTTACACTCTCTGTTCTTCCCCTTCTTCCACCTTCTCTCATTTCACAACTTGCATTTCATCCCCTAATTCTTTCGCCAACCCTAAATTCCCCAACGTCAATCACAAATCCcgcaaattcaaaatctttttctctTTCCAACCACCCAATTCTATTGAAGATGCAAATTCCTCAACTTTATCCAAATCTAAAATCTGGGTCAATCCCAAAATCCTCAGTTCCAGACGAGTTTGGAGGAAAACCCAACACGCCATCTCATCTCTCGCCAAATTGGACAAATCTTTTGACCCATCTGATCCTATTGAGCAGCAAGTTTCTGAAATTCTCAAGGGTTTGGGAAACAATGTTGCAGAACATGATGCAGAGCATGTTCTCCATAACATAGCAAACCCTGAAATTGCGATTCTTGCTCTTGAATACTTCAAGAAGAAGATTGAACCGGAGAGACATGTTGTTCTTTACAATGTGTTGCTTAAGCTTTTTAGGGAAATTAAGGATTTTAAGAAAGCAGAGAAGGTGTTTGAGGAAATGCTCCAGAGAGGAGTCACGCCTAATGTTGTTACGTTTTCGACTTTGATTATATGTGCTTCTGTTTGTTCTTTGCCGCATAATTCTGTGGAGTTGTTTGAGCAGATGCCTTCTTTCGGGTGTGAACCAGATGACAATGTGTCGTCGTCTATGATTTATGCTTATGCTCATATAGGTAATGTTGATATGGCTTTGAAATTATATGATGATGCGAAAAATAAGAAATGGCCTGTTAGGGCAGTGGCTTTCTCTGCTTTGATTAAGATGTATGGTGTGTTGGGAAACTATGATGAGTGTTTGAATGTTTATAATGATATGACGGCTCTTGGTGTTAGGCCGAACATGAAAGTGTATAATAATTTGTTGTTTGCAATGGGGAGAGCTAAGAGGGCAAGGGAAGCCAAGGGTGTATACCAACAGATGAAAGAGAATGGATTTTTGCCAAATTGGTTTACCTATGCTGCTCTCTTGGAAGCTTATTCTCGAGGACGGTATAGTAAAGATGCGTTGAGTGTGTATAAGGAAATGAAGGAAAAGGGGATGAATATGAAAAAATCTCTTTACAGCATGCTTCTTGACATGTGTGCTACACTTGGCTGTGTAGATGAAGCCGTAGGAATATTTGAAGATATGAAGCGTTCCGAGACTTGTGAGCCAGACCTTGTTGAATACTCATCCTTGATTAGGATGTATTCACGCATTGGGAAAGTTTTGGAGGCGGAAGCCATGTTGAATGAAATGATGATCCATGGATTGGAGCCTAATATTTTGATTGTCACAAGTTTTGTTCAATGCTACGGAAAGGCCAAACGAACCAATGATATTGTgaatatatttaatcaaatctGGGAAACTGGCATCACTCCTGACGACCGTTTGTGGGGTTGTCTTTTGAATGCGATGACTGAACTACCAAAAGAAGACCTCGGTAAGATAACAAATTGCATTCAGAAAGCTAACCCAAAGCTTGGTTATATTGTGACATATTTGACAGAAGAGGGCGAGGATGATAGATATTTTATAAGGGAAACATCAGAACTTTTAGTTTcagctgatgatgatgatgatgtacaGAAGTCTATGTGCAACAGTCTACTTGATCTTTGTGTAAACCTTGGTGTGCAAGACAGAGCTCGCGACCTTCTTGACTTGGGATTGACGCTTAAGATATATAGCGATATACAATCGAGATCTGAAACTCTGTGGTATTTGAACCTAAAAAAATTCTCAGTTGGAGCTGCTATGACAGCATTTCATGTTTGGATAGACGACTTGTCTAAGGCTTTTGAATCGGGCGAGGAGCTTCCACAAATACTTGGAATTTGTACTGTCCCTCGGAGACATAGGCAATGGGAGAAAGACATGGCTATTATATTTGAATCATATCTGAAGGAACTTAGTGCCCCTTTCCACAAGGATACTAAAATGGATGGCTGGTTTTTTACTACAAGCCAAGATGCCAAGTCATGGCTGCAGTCTAGAGGGAGGTTCAACTTAAACCGTTGCTGA
- the LOC131598010 gene encoding pentatricopeptide repeat-containing protein At4g16390, chloroplastic-like yields the protein MVHAYPLCSSPSSTFSDFTTRISSPNSFANPKFPNFNKKSRKFKIFLSFQPPNSLEDANHNDPHANSSTLSKSKIWVNPKILSSGRVWSKTQHAISSLAKLDKSFDPSDPIEQQVSEILKCLGNNAAERDAEHVLHNIANPEIAILALEYFKKKLEPERHVVLYNVLLKLFREIKDFEKAEKVFEEMLQRGVKPNVVTFSTLIRCASLCSLPHKSVELFERMPSFRCEPDHNVSSSMIYVYARMGNVDMALKLYDDAKNEKWPVRTVAFSALIKMHGVLGNYDECLSVYKDLKALGVRPHLTLYNALLYAMAKAKRPRDAQGLYEEMKMNGILPNWATYSALLEAYSRGRLSKEALRVYKEMKEKEMKMNKFLYGMLIDMCADVGCVDEAEEIFEDMKRSETCEPNLIVYSSLINMYSCIGKVLEAEAMLNEMISHGFELNIFVLTMFVHCYGKARRTDDVVNIFNKIWETGITPDDRFWDCLLNVMIELPKEELGKITNCIEKTNPKLGYIVTYLTEGGEEDGYFIKETSELLSSAKDDVKKSLCNNLLDLCVNLGVQDRARDILDLGLTLKIYSDIQSRSETQWCLNLKKLSVGAAMTAFHVWIDDLSKAFESGEELPQILGICTVPWRHRRSEKDLASVFESYLKEHSAPFHKATNMDGWFLTTSQDAKSWLQSRGSIDRVVIG from the coding sequence ATGGTTCATGCTTACCCTCTCTGTTCTTCCCCTTCGTCCACCTTCTCTGATTTCACAACTCGCATTTCATCCCCTAATTCTTTCGCCAACCCCAAATTCCCCAACTTCAATAAAAAATCCcgcaaattcaaaatctttctcTCTTTCCAACCACCTAATTCTCTTGAAGATGCAAATCACAATGACCCACATGCAAATTCCTCAACTTTATCCAAATCTAAAATCTGGGTCAATCCCAAAATCCTCAGTTCCGGACGGGTTTGGAGCAAAACCCAACACGCCATCTCTTCTCTCGCCAAATTGGACAAATCTTTTGACCCATCTGATCCTATTGAGCAGCAAGTTTCTGAAATTCTCAAGTGTTTGGGAAACAATGCTGCAGAACGTGATGCAGAGCATGTTCTCCATAACATAGCAAACCCTGAAATTGCGATTCTTGCTCTTGAATACTTCAAGAAGAAGCTTGAACCGGAGAGACATGTTGTTCTTTACAATGTGTTGCTTAAGCTTTTTAGGGAAATTAAGGATTTTGAGAAAGCAGAGAAGGTGTTTGAGGAAATGCTCCAGAGAGGAGTCAAGCCTAATGTTGTTACGTTTTCGACTTTGATTAGAtgtgcttctctttgttctttgcCGCATAAATCTGTGGAGTTGTTTGAGAGGATGCCTTCTTTCCGGTGTGAACCGGATCACAATGTGTCATCGTCTATGATTTATGTTTATGCTCGTATGGGTAATGTTGATATGGCTTTGAAATTATATGATGATGCGAAAAATGAGAAATGGCCTGTTAGGACAGTGGCTTTCTCTGCTTTGATTAAGATGCATGGTGTGTTGGGAAACTATGATGAGTGTTTGAGTGTTTATAAAGATTTGAAGGCTCTTGGTGTTAGGCCGCACCTGACATTGTATAATGCTTTGCTGTATGCAATGGCGAAAGCTAAGAGGCCAAGGGATGCTCAGGGTTTATACGAAGAGAtgaaaatgaatggaattttgcCAAATTGGGCAACCTATTCTGCTCTCTTGGAAGCTTATTCGAGAGGACGGTTAAGTAAAGAAGCGTTGCGTGTGTATAAAGAAATGAAGGAAAAGGAGATGAAAATGAATAAATTTCTTTACGGCATGCTTATTGACATGTGTGCTGATGTTGGCTGTGTAGATGAAGCTGAAGAAATATTTGAAGATATGAAGCGTTCCGAGACTTGTGAGCCAAACCTTATTGTATACTCATCCTTGATTAACATGTATTCATGCATTGGGAAAGTTTTGGAGGCGGAAGCCATGTTGAATGAAATGATAAGCCACGGGTTCGAGCTTAATATTTTTGTTCTCACAATGTTTGTTCATTGCTACGGAAAGGCCAGACGAACCGATGATGTTgtgaatatatttaataaaatatgggAGACTGGCATCACTCCCGACGACCGTTTTTGGGATTGTCTTTTGAATGTGATGATCGAACTACCAAAAGAAGAGCTCGGTAAGATAACAAATTGCATTGAGAAAACTAACCCAAAACTTGGTTATATTGTGACATATTTGACGGAAGGGGGCGAGGAAGATGGATATTTTATAAAGGAAACATCAGAACTTTTAAGTTCAGCTAAAGATGATGTAAAGAAGTCCTTGTGCAACAATCTACTTGATCTTTGTGTCAACCTTGGTGTGCAAGACAGAGCTCGCGACATTCTTGACTTGGGATTGACGCTTAAGATTTATAGCGATATACAATCGAGATCTGAAACTCAGTGGTGTTTGAACCTAAAAAAACTCTCAGTTGGAGCTGCTATGACAGCATTTCATGTTTGGATAGACGACTTGTCTAAGGCTTTTGAATCAGGCGAGGAGCTTCCACAAATACTTGGAATTTGTACGGTCCCTTGGAGACACAGGCGATCGGAGAAAGACTTGGCTAGTGTATTTGAATCATATCTGAAAGAACATAGTGCTCCTTTCCACAAGGCTACTAATATGGATGGCTGGTTTCTTACTACAAGCCAAGATGCCAAATCATGGCTGCAGTCTAGAGGTTCAATTGATAGAGTTGTTATAGGTTAG
- the LOC131598011 gene encoding pentatricopeptide repeat-containing protein At4g16390, chloroplastic-like, with protein MEASCENYDRVSVELNLKKRPVVSRMKKRGNLTVSSAGFILNNMSKRNNAMLVFDYFREKIDPVKHVILYNVMMKLFRESKEFEKAEKLFDEMLQRRVKPNVITFSTMINCAALCSMHHKAVEWFEMMPLFECEQDGKFLLSMIILYARIGNVDVALRFYDRAKKEKWDVDIVAFTAMIKMYGKLGNYDGCLRVYNDMKVLGVKPNLVTYNNMLHAMGKGKMAWKAKAIYEEMINDGIPPNQSIYGAVLHAYCRGRYKKDALSVYKEMKENGMDVDRVLYNMLLDMCADFGYVDEAVEIFKDMKCSGTCHPCSVTYTSMINMYSCAGKVSEAEAMLNEMIACGFEPNILVLTSLAGCYGKAKRTDDVVRIFNQLLDLGVSPDDRLCVCLLHVMTQIPKQEHGKITDCIEKANPKLGFVVRYLVEEREGGVDFRKEASELFNTIDDYVIKKSLCNSLIDLCVNLEVPDRARELLNLGHTLEIYTDIQIRSQTMWALHVKTLSTGTALTALHVWINDLSKALESGEELPLVLGIHTAKNKSSSSVVQSYLKEHNAPFEKDTDSSWFLTTNEEAKSWLQYKGSSETDAALNSSPGS; from the exons ATGGAGGCTTCCTGTGAAAATTATGACAGGGTTTCTGTTGAGTTGAACCTAAAAAAAAGGCCAGTTGTTAGCCGCATGAAAAAG AGAGGCAATTTAACTGTAAGTAGTGCTGGTTTTATTCTCAATAACATGTCGAAACGCAATAATGCAATGCTTGTTTTTGACTACTTTAGGGAAAAGATTGATCCGGTTAAGCATGTTATTCTTTACAATGTGATGATGAAACTGTTTAGGGAGAGTAAGGAATTTGAAAAAGCAGAGaaattgtttgatgaaatgcttcAGAGAAGGGTGAAGCCTAATGTTATTACTTTTTCGACTATGATTAATTGTGCAGCATTATGCTCTATGCATCATAAGGCTGTGGAGTGGTTTGAGATGATGCCTTTGTTCGAATGTGAGCAGGATGGTAAGTTTTTGTTGAGTATGATTATTTTGTATGCACGGATTGGTAATGTTGATGTAGCTTTGAGATTTTATGATCGTGCAAAGAAGGAGAAATGGGATGTTGATATAGTGGCGTTCACGGCGATGATTAAGATGTATGGGAAGTTGGGAAATTATGATGGGTGTTTGAGGGTTTACAATGATATGAAGGTTCTTGGTGTTAAGCCTAACTTGGTAACATACAACAATATGTTGCATGCCATGGGAAAAGGCAAGATGGCGTGGAAAGCAAAGGCTATATATGAGGAAATGATAAATGATGGGATTCCGCCGAATCAGTCAATCTATGGAGCTGTCTTACACGCCTATTGTAGAGGAAGGTATAAAAAAGATGCGTTGAGTGTGTATAAGGAAATGAAAGAAAACGGAATGGATGTGGATAGAGTTTTATATAACATGCTTCTTGATATGTGTGCGGATTTTGGTTATGTTGATGAAGCTGTTGAAATATTTAAAGATATGAAATGTTCGGGAACTTGCCACCCGTGCAGTGTTACATACACATCCATGATTAACATGTACTCCTGCGCTGGAAAAGTTTCTGAGGCAGAAGCTATGCTGAATGAAATGATAGCTTGTGGATTTGAGCCTAATATTTTAGTTCTGACATCTCTTGCTGGTTGCTACGGAAAAGCAAAACGAACTGACGATGTTGTGAGGATATTTAATCAACTTTTGGATTTAGGCGTTAGTCCTGATGATCGCTTGTGTGTTTGTCTTTTGCATGTTATGACACAAATaccaaaacaagaacatggtAAAATAACAGATTGTATCGAGAAGGCTAATCCAAAGCTTGGTTTTGTGGTTAGATATTTGGTGGAAGAGAGGGAGGGTGGTGTAGATTTTAGAAAGGAAGCATCCGAACTTTTTAATACAATTGATGACTATGTTATAAAGAAGTCTTTGTGCAACAGTTTAATTGATCTTTGCGTCAACCTGGAAGTTCCGGATAGAGCTCGCGAGCTTCTCAACTTGGGACATACTCTCGAGATATATACAGATATACAAATCAGGTCTCAAACTATGTGGGCTTTGCATGTAAAGACTCTCTCAACTGGAACTGCTCTAACAGCCTTACATGTTTGGATAAATGACTTGTCTAAGGCTTTGGAATCAGGGGAGGAGCTTCCATTAGTACTTGGAATTCATACAGCGAAAAACAAGTCTTCATCCAGTGTAGTTCAATCATATCTGAAGGAACATAATGCTCCATTTGAAAAGGATACTGATAGTAGCTGGTTTTTAACAACGAATGAAGAAGCAAAATCATGGCTGCAGTATAAGGGTTCGTCTGAAACAGATGCTGCTTTGAACTCCAGTCCAGGGTCTTAG
- the LOC131599847 gene encoding microtubule-associated protein 70-5-like: MKMVAIEELPHVQPEAVVYEIDHLQNQLTEKVNELATFQDEIKALRAIEVQKDKAIEELRNEVSKLDERLRVSENHLKHKNLEIKKLTDEKKDALAAQYAAEAALRRLHTDQKEDDFFPFESVITPLEAEIKMYRTKIAELQEDKKALERITKSKELALLEAERILRSALERALIVEEVQNENFDLKRQIEICQEENKILEKSHRQKIVEVEKLSQTIHELEELILSNGANANVIRDYQRQVSALQDEKRTLERELARVKVSANRIATVAANEWRDEHDKVMPVRQWLEERRMMQAEMQRLKEKLVISERTAKAESQMKDKLKLRLKTLEEGLKKFSLNSNEFSGSPKDDRPNILSFVTNNGGLRNRSTSQPRGSTVGSTLFQKSNIKGNMDSVSGNRKPASITKLKYGSTENVFKKGIWASRNKFSDSGEKENEMHANTGSVKTSVDVDEDSKSNNCNDLGNNDVVSGFLYDKLQKEVINLRKSCETKDSSLNTKEEEIKMLTKKVDALTKAMEVEWKKMKREAAAREKELASIKSDDKRKNRSSNFSKRVMKEH; encoded by the exons ATGAAAATGGTTGCCATTGAAGAGCTTCCACATGTCCAACCAGAAGCTGTTGTGTATGAGATTGATCATTTGCAAAACCAACTAACAG AAAAGGTTAATGAACTAGCAACTTTCCAAGATGAAATCAAGGCCTTAAGGGCAATAGAAGTTCAGAAAGATAAGGCCATAGAAGAG CTGAGAAATGAAGTTAGTAAGCTTGATGAGAGACTAAGAGTAAGTGAGAATCATCTTAAACATAAG AATCTTGAAATCAAGAAACTAACAGATGAAAAGAAAGATGCGTTGGCCGCGCAATATGCTGCAGAAGCAGCTCTAAGAAGATTGCACACTGATCAAAAGGAAGATGATTTTTTTCCATTTGAAAGTGTCATTACTCCCCTTGAGGCTGAGATTAAGATGTATAGGACCAAG ATTGCGGAACTACAAGAAGATAAGAAAGCTTTGGAACGAATAACAAAGTCGAAGGAGTTGGCGTTGCTTGAAGCCGAGAGGATTTTAAGAAGTGCGTTAGAGAGAGCTTTGATAGTTGAAGAAGTTCAGAATGAAAACTTTGACTTGAAGAGACAGATTGAGATCTGCCAG GaggagaacaaaatcttggagAAAAGCCACCGGCAAAAGATTGTGGAAGTTGAAAAACTTAGCCAAACAATCCATGAACTTGAGGAGCTTATCTTATCTAACGGAGCCAATGCGAATGTCATTCGCGATTATCAGCGACAGGTTTCCGCGTTGCAA GATGAGAAGAGAACATTGGAGAGGGAACTAGCAAGGGTAAAAGTTTCGGCTAACAGAATTGCAACTGTTGCGGCTAATGAATGGAGGGATGAACATGATAAGGTCATGCCTGTTAGACAATGGCTCGAAGAGCGACGGATGATGCAGGCAGAGATGCAACGGTTGAAAGAAAAGCTAGTTATATCAGAAAGAACAGCAAAAGCAGAATCGCAAATGAAG GATAAACTGAAGCTGAGGCTGAAAACACTGGAAGAAGGCTTAAAGAAATTCTCACTCAATTCCAATGAATTTTCAGGATCTCCGAAAGACGACAGACCGAATATCTTAAGCTTCGTAACAAACAACGGTGGACTTAGAAACAGGTCTACTTCACAACCAAGAGGATCTACTGTTGGAAGCACTTTGTTCCAAAAGTCGAACATAAAAGGAAACATGGACAGTGTTTCCGGGAACCGAAAACCGGCTAGTATTACGAAATTAAAATATGGTTCTACAGAAAATGTCTTCAAGAAAGGTATATGGGCGTCGAGAAACAAATTTTCTGATAGTGGTGAAAAAGAAAATGAGATGCATGCGAACACAGGTAGTGTTAAAACCAGTGTTGATGTTGATGAAGACTCCAAAAGTAATAATTGTAATGACTTAGGAAACAATGATGTTGTCTCGGGATTTTTATATGATAAGCTTCAAAAAGAGGTCATCAATTTGAGGAAGTCTTGCGAAACAAAAGACAGTAGTCTTAACactaaagaagaagaaataaag ATGCTCACAAAGAAAGTTGACGCGCTAACAAAGGCTATGGAAGTGGAatggaagaaaatgaaaagagaaGCAGCTGCTAGAGAGAAGGAGCTTGCATCAATAAAATCAGATGATAAAAGGAAAAACCGAAGCTCAAACTTCTCTAAGAG GGTGATGAAAGAACATTGA